The sequence GTTTCAGCCCGGCACACGCGGCTAGCGCGATTTTTGCCGTCGCGTGCGAATCGTAAACGCGCGAGGCGCGAAAAATTCAAAGAAATGGCAGGGAAAATCCATTTTTAATAGTTTAGCAGGTTAGTGAAACTTCATAAAACAGGAAAGCAGTGGTGGCATGTATCTTGTAAGCGGATTTGGCGCACGGCGAGAAGAAGCTGTGAATAAAGCTGAATCCTGAAGAACATCAAGTTTCCATCCACCCCTCCTTTCCTGGAACGGCGGAGGCGATATATTCGTCTCCGCCGTTTGTTTTTTGATGGAATTTGACAATAAAACTAAAACGCCCGGAAGCTTCAAGCGCCCGGGCGTTTTTTTACGTATTCGTTGTGGTTAGCCGTCAGGATCTTTTCAGGATCGAAATTGAGCCGTTGGTGGTGCGCAAGTAGACCCGGCCGCCGTCGCTGCCGATTTTTCCTTCCAATTCGTTCCGTCCGAAGCGGCCTTGCATCACCAACGGAAACTCACAATTCACCTTGCCATTTGTCGTGCGCGCCGAGATGTTGGCGCTGAAATCACTCGGAAATTCCGCCGTGATGCCGCCATTGGTGGTTTCAAAGTTCATGGTTTCCGAGGGCGTGACCTTTGCCAGCGCGACGCGAATTTTGCCGTTGGTGGTGGCCGCAGAGACGCTGCCTTCTGCTTCATCGACTTCGATACCGCCATTGGTGGTTTCCAATTCAATGCGCCCGGAAATCTCGCGCACATTGATCTGGCCGTTGACGGTTTCGATTTTGACATCGACGTCTTTGGGTATTGAAATCCAATAGGTCACCGCGACGCCGCCGTTGCCGCTGCCAAACACCCAGCTCCAGAAACTATCGCCGTAGTCTTTGGAGCGCGGGGTGCGCGTTTTTACATCAACAGAATTGCTGCCCTGTCGCACGACAATCTCGGTGGCTTCCAGCAGTTTCTGCGCATCTTCTTCGCGCCGGGCATGCGCGACTTTTTCCGCTTCAATCTTTACTTCGTTGCGATCCCATGCGACAATATGCACCGCGCCGTTGGTATTATCCAATGTGAAGCTGCCGCCGCGCGCGAGCGCATAGCTTTTCTCAAAACGCTCACGCAATTCACCCGCTTGCCCATCCGCCAGCAGCAAAACCAGGGCGCACAATACGATTTTGGAAAAGGAGGTTTTCATGGTTCGATTCCGGATTTAGGTTGCCGTCTTTGATTTCAAGTTGAGCACTGCCCGATGGCGCACAATTTTATTTTGCGATGATGTGTGCGGCGATATCTTGACATTGACGATGAACGAGTACACTGTTACCCTGAAAGATTTATCCAACTTTGAATGTCATCCAGCAAGGATCTTGTGATATCGCAGGCAAATTGGCGAGTACTTCACAAGATTCGTCTGACACTTCGAAGGAGCCACTCCTAAAAATCAAGGCGCCGCGAACTAGTCCTGTTTGATGCGGCATTCGCCAATGCCCGCACTAATGCTCAACTGAAAGTTTTGCTTGGCGTCATCATAGTTTTGGGAATAATAATACCGGCCATCTTTGCGCAGATCGCGGGGCGGCTCAAAATGTGAGAGAAACATGAATTTTGAAATCGACAGGCGTGTGCCGGATTCGCGCGGCAGCACGATCGTGGTTTCGCCAATGTCGAGATCGACATTCGCAATCGCATCTTTGAGTAAATCGCCGCTGAAATCAATGGTCAACTGGCCGATGCCGCCGTCAATTTCGGCATTGCGAAAACGCGCATTGCCCAATCGCCGAAAATTCGAC is a genomic window of Cytophagia bacterium CHB2 containing:
- a CDS encoding DUF4097 domain-containing protein translates to MKTSFSKIVLCALVLLLADGQAGELRERFEKSYALARGGSFTLDNTNGAVHIVAWDRNEVKIEAEKVAHARREEDAQKLLEATEIVVRQGSNSVDVKTRTPRSKDYGDSFWSWVFGSGNGGVAVTYWISIPKDVDVKIETVNGQINVREISGRIELETTNGGIEVDEAEGSVSAATTNGKIRVALAKVTPSETMNFETTNGGITAEFPSDFSANISARTTNGKVNCEFPLVMQGRFGRNELEGKIGSDGGRVYLRTTNGSISILKRS